In Trichoderma atroviride chromosome 2, complete sequence, one DNA window encodes the following:
- a CDS encoding uncharacterized protein (EggNog:ENOG41) has product MIGFKANTLLLASAISQGLSFANSRALPTPRDVSYNTTVIAGVTVIDTLLVRDAQSFAREHMIDSIYNHVMRSWLLSATVINANETLRDTIDLEVHAIASILHDIGLDPNANSAIVSPDRRFEVDGAFAATKFVKEHQDGQTWDSQRLQLLWDSVALHSTFTIADYKELEVQFVSKGAVEDFVGPSLPVTLPDWKTLTEQFPRTNFSNNFNESIIHLCMTKPNTTYDNWMQPFGDRYAPGYSSKGHDLIDSPVYP; this is encoded by the exons ATGATCGGCTTCAAAGCAaatactcttcttctggcttcGGCCATTTCCCAAGGCTTGTCATTTGCCAACAGTCGTGCTTTACCCACCCCTAGGGACGTGTCTTACAATACAACAGTCATTGCAGGGGTAACTGTTATCGACACTCTTCTTGTCCGAGATGCACAGAGCTTCGCTCGTGAGCATATGATCGACTCTATTTACAATCATGTGATGCGATCATGGCTGCTTTCTGCAACCGTCATTAACGCAAACGAGACTCTGCGCGATACTATTGATCTTGAAGTCCATGCAATAGCTTCAATTCTTCACGACATTGGATTAGATCCTAATGCAAACTCCGCCATTGTTAGCCCCGATAGGCGCTTTGAGGTTGATGGAGCTTTTGCTGCCACGAAGTTCGTCAAGGAGCACCAGGATGGCCAAACTTGGGATAGTCAacggctgcagctcctttGGGATTCTGTTGCTCTGCATTCCACGTTTACGATTGCTGATTACAAGGAACTCGAGGTGCAGTTCGTGAGCAAAGGAGCGGTGGAAGACTTCGTGGGGCCATCTCTCCCAGTAACTCTGCCCGATTGGAAAACATTAACGGAGCAATTCCCGCGGACAAACTTTAGCAACAATTTCAACGAATCCATCATTCATCTCTGCATGACTAAGCCAAACACGACATACG ACAACTGGATGCAGCCGTTTGGAGATCGTTATGCGCCAGGCTATTCTTCTAAAGGCCATGACTTGATTGACAGCCCTGTTTATCCCTGA
- a CDS encoding uncharacterized protein (EggNog:ENOG41) produces the protein MVYPAIEVTVTTVGNHTVEDETTEDGKKYQRAFYDAATTIPGCSRGCWGRSDKYPEKVIHFIDYDTRKEHDVHKALINGPTPPVLLDIQSDTNVYVIHPNTNDRNKVYYAPYTTVAFFWGIDEEKWTEVAPEFFAAVARSDGCTGYIWGEIDKPVLTDYEGLASLGSGKCGVFAAGWRSKAHRDHDLGRERAVDAWEAIQKACVKADSWGTTLRVTENTGHIHRWTTPLPLKDRTAWLPAAGMI, from the exons ATGGTTTATCCAGCTATCGAAGTGACAGTCACCACTGTTGGAAATCACACCGTTGAAGATGAGACTAccgaagatggaaagaagtACCAGAGGGCCTTCTACGATGCCGCCACTACCATTCCTGGCTGCTcccgcggctgctggggcaGAAGTGACAAGTACCCAGAGAAGGTCATTCACTTTATTG ACTATGACACCCGCAAAGAGCATGATGTCCACAAGGCTCTTATCAATGGGCCAACGCCGCCAGTCCTCTTGGACATTCAGAGTGATACCAACGTTTACGTTATCCATCCAAACACCAATGACCGCAACAAAGTCTACTATGCTCCCTACACAACAGTAGCCTTCTTCTGGGGaattgatgaagagaagTGGACTGAAGTTGCGCCTGAATTCTTTGCAGCTGTTGCCAGGTCCGATGGCTGTACTGGATACATCTGGGGCGAAATCGATAAACCAGTTCTCACCGACTATGAAGGCTTGGCCTCGCTAGGAAGCGGCAAGTGTGGTGTTTTTGCGGCTGGCTGGCGCAGCAAGGCCCATCGTGATCACGACCTTGGACGTGAAAGAGCTGTTGACGCTTGGGAAGCAATCCAAAAGGCCTGTGTCAAGGCGGATTCGTGGGGAACTACGCTTAGAGTGACGGAGAATACTGGCCATATTCATCGCTGGACAACACCTCTGCCTCTCAAGGATCGCACGGCCTGGCTTCCCGCAGCTGGCATGATCTAA
- a CDS encoding uncharacterized protein (EggNog:ENOG41) has translation MSLKHVVTKNAPASPVPGLFAQAVRAGPFLYTQGTPGARPDGTMVEGTIADRTRQAIKNLEQILVVEGMTLNDVVKATIFIKNFDENFPLVNQVWEEMMPEPRPTRTTVGVAQLPAGGTDIEIEFVGYKA, from the exons ATGTCGTTGAAGCACGTCGTCACCAAAAACGCGcccgcatcgccagttcCAGGATTG TTTGCTCAAGCAGTGCGAGCGGGCCCATTTCTATATACACAAGGAACTCCTGGCGCTCGTCCCGACGGTACTATGGTCGAGGGGACG ATCGCAGATCGTACAAGACAAGCCATAAAGAACCTAGAACAGATATTGGTAGTTGAGGGAATGACCCTTAACGACGTTGTAAAGGcgaccatcttcatcaagaatTTTGATGAGAATTTTCCTTTGGTCAACCAG GTATGGGAAGAGATGATGCCGGAGCCTCGTCCAACACGAACGACCGTGGGTGTTGCTCAACTACCGGCTGGGGGCACGGATATTGAGATTGAATTCGTTGGTTATAAAGCTTGA